A genomic stretch from Psilocybe cubensis strain MGC-MH-2018 chromosome 1, whole genome shotgun sequence includes:
- a CDS encoding Bifunctional chorismate mutase/prephenate dehydratase — translation MSHEQALGQCRDFIARKLPMVETVKTPSTAAAAKALLDNPPDCAAICSSICATLFDGLEILFNGIQNERSNFTRFFIIAYSQFTELPPVMTSNRHFKGLIRMSVPPPQAVEPESNRARGVVEYLKLLDAFTTRIDRRPALDTTPFSSIYFIEVQGNKANGTTFNSWALELEQVTSRINCAGGDASLLGVW, via the exons ATGAGCCATGAACAG GCCTTAGGCCAATGTCGTGATTTCATTGCACGAAAGTTGCCTATGGTTGAAACTGTTAAGACTCCATCCACGGCTGCAGCTGCCAAAGCACTGTTAGACAACCCACCTGACTGTGCAGCGATCTGCTCCAGTATATGTGCCACTTTATTCGATGGGTTGGAAATTCTCTTCAATGGCATTCAGAATGAACGAT CAAATTTCACTCGCTTTTTCATAATTGCATACTCGCAATTCACAGAACTACCCCCGGTCATGACATCAAACCGACACTTCAAGGGTTTAATCCGCATGTCAGTTCCACCTCCTCAAGCCGTTGAACCGGAATCCAATAGAGCTCGGGGTGTTGTGGAGTACCTGAAGTTACTAGACGCTTTCACAACGCGTATAGACAGGCGTCCGGCTTTGGACACGACACCTTTCAGCAGTATATACTTTATTGAAGTGCAAGGAAATAAGGCGAACGGGACAACTTTCAACTCTTGGGCTCTTGAGTTAGAACAAGTGACATCAAGGATAAATTGTGCTGGTGGTGACGCTTCGTTATTGGGTGTGTGGTGA
- a CDS encoding Flavin oxidoreductase hxnT — MGLAYVHLIEPRFDEVRSEQDKLRALASTTNDKKHGPEFTPEQLTLYPFRQALGTTPCMVAGGYNPSNCWEGIERVRLLFYIQIAFLMVISMTQGDHDAIAFGRYFTSNADLVERLRTGMPLYRYDRTRFYGPFPDNEVGYTVHHRREFASANETPQTSHGDV, encoded by the exons ATGGGTTTAGCATACGTACATCTTATTGAACCAC GCTTCGATGAAGTCCGTTCAGAGCAAGATAAACTACGGGCATTGGCGTCCACAACAAATGACAAAAAGCATGGACCCGAATTTACTCCGGAGCAGTTAACTTTATATCCCTTTCGACAGGCACTTGGTACGACACCGTGCATGGTTGCTGGTGGATACAATCCAAGTAATTGCTGGGAGGGTATAGAACGAGTGAGGTTACTGTTTTACATCCAAATTGCCTTCCTCATGGTCATCTCTATGACACAGGGCGATCATGATGCCATTGCATTTGGACGATATTTTACGTCCAATGCTGATCTCGTCGAAAGGCTTCGAACAGGAATGCCGTTATACCGATATG ATCGCACTCGATTCTATGGACCTTTCCCTGACAATGAGGTTGGAT ATACTGTTCACCACAGAAGAGAATTCGCCTCTGCCAATGAAACGCCTCAGACGAGCCATGGGGACGTTTAA
- a CDS encoding Flavin oxidoreductase hxnT, producing MRSGEATPTSIQASGVDGVPGIFTDEQQLGWKKVVDAVHQKGGLFVMQCKLLSKSALKPLIVVIDISSLVWHQGRNTHSLRTGIHTISSSAVPITDTKFNKVIDWETPKAMTQDDINKVKLEYVHAAKAARAAGFDGIEIHAANGNINHRTDSYGGSPENRCRFLLELTTDIGIAIGFDKVAVRLSLVLLRNLDC from the exons atgcgcagtggtg aAGCCAC ACCGACAAGCATCCAGGCTTCCGGTGTGGATGGGGTTCCAGGTATATTTACTGATGAGCAACAGTTGGGATGGAAGAAGGTCGTGGATGCGGTCCACCAGAAAGGTGGCTTGTTCGTCATGCAGTGTAAGCTGCTTTCAAAATCAGCACTCAAACCTCTGATCGTTGTTATTGATATCTCATCGCTAGTATGGCATCAGGGGCGGAATACGCACTCACTGCGCACGGGAATTCACACCATATCATCTTCTGCAGTTCCCATCACCGACACCAAATTTAACAAGGTTATAGATTGGGAAACACCAAAAGCAATGACTCAAGACGACATCAACAAAGTCAAGCTCGAGTACGTCCACGCCGCGAAGGCTGCTCGAGCAGCCGGCTTTGACGGCATTGAGATACATGCAGCTAATGG CAATATCAACCATCGCACAGATTCGTACGGTGGCTCCCCAGAGAACCGTTGTCGCTTCCTGCTTGAGCTGACTACAGATATTGGGATTGCTATTGGCTTTGATAAAGTCGCTGTTCGCCTTTCGTTAGTGTTGCTCAGGAACCTCGATTGTTGA